Genomic segment of Candidatus Eisenbacteria bacterium:
ATGGTCCCTCTACGACGCGTCCCGCGCCACGGGTTTCGGACGCGGGCGCAACCCCTTGACAGGAGCCTCGCTCCGGTGATTTCCTACCCGTTCTGATCCCCGCCCCGGGCACGCTCCCGCGGTTCTCTTCACGGACCCCAGAACGGTAGCTCCACACATGAGTTACGAAAATCTCGTCGTCGAGATCCGGGACCGGATCGCACGCGTCACGCTGACCCGGCCCAAGGTCCTGAACGCGCTCAACGAGAAGACGGTCCTCGAGCTTCGCGGCTGTTTCGCGGCGCTGAAAGGCGACCTCTCGGTCGGAGCCGTCATCCTGACCGGCGCCGGGGAGAAGGCGTTCGTGGCCGGAGCCGACATCAACGAGCTCTCGGTCATGAGCCCGCTCCAGGGCGAGCGCTCGTCCCGGCTGGGCCAGGAGACCTTCTCCGAGATCGAGAACCTCGGGAAGCCGGTCATCGCGGCGGTCAACGGCTTCGCGCTCGGTGGAGGATGCGAGCTCGCGCTCGCCTGCCACATGCGGTTCGCGTCCGAGAACGCGAAGCTCGGGCTCCCCGAGGTCGGGCTCGGCATCATGCCGGGCTACGGCGGCACGCAGCGGCTGCCGCGGCTCGTGGGGCTCGGGCGCGCGATCGAGCTGATCGCGACGGCGCGCATGATCGACGCGCAGGATGCCTTCCGGATCGGGCTCGTCAACGGCGTGTATCCGCTCGCGGACCTCCTTCCGCACTGCGAGAAGGTCGCGACGGAGATCCTCTCGCGCGGGCCGCTCGCCGTCCGGTACGCGATGGACGCCGCGATCCGCGGGGTCGAAACCGACATGGAGCGCGGGCTCGAGCTGGAATCCGCGTACTTCGGCCTCCTCGCCTCGACGGGCGACATGCGAGAAGGGCTCACCGCGTTCCTCGAGAAGCGGAAGCCGGCCTTCAACGGCTCCTGAGCCGGCCGGAGCGGCACTCCATGGAACGCGTCGCCGTCGCCGCAGCCGTCCGGACTCCGATCGGGAAGTTCCTCGGCTCCTTCGCGGACCTCACCGCGGCGGACCTGGGCGGCTTCGCCACGCGAGGCGCGCTCGGACGCGCGGGAGTCGCGCCGGATCAGGTCGACGAGCTGATCTTCGGGTGTGCCCGCCAGGCCGGCGGCGGCCCGAACATG
This window contains:
- a CDS encoding enoyl-CoA hydratase-related protein, yielding MSYENLVVEIRDRIARVTLTRPKVLNALNEKTVLELRGCFAALKGDLSVGAVILTGAGEKAFVAGADINELSVMSPLQGERSSRLGQETFSEIENLGKPVIAAVNGFALGGGCELALACHMRFASENAKLGLPEVGLGIMPGYGGTQRLPRLVGLGRAIELIATARMIDAQDAFRIGLVNGVYPLADLLPHCEKVATEILSRGPLAVRYAMDAAIRGVETDMERGLELESAYFGLLASTGDMREGLTAFLEKRKPAFNGS